A region of the Pseudomonas anguilliseptica genome:
AAAGCCGCTGATATCCGGCAGGCCGACATCGAGAATCAGCAAGTCGGCCGGATTGCGCTGCTGTTCGGCCAGAGCCTGCTCCGCCAGGCTCAGCCAGGTGGTGGTAAAGCCTTCGCTCTGCAGGGCGAAAATCAGGGTATCGGCGATGGCGGCTTCGTCTTCGACAATCAGAATATGCGGCATTGGCGTCCTGCTCGTGGCAACTCGGCGAGGAGCCTGCGGCAGGCCGCTGCCAGCGTCAAGCATGCCGCCGGTGCAGCCCGACTCGTAGGTTGGCGTTGAGCGCAGCGAAGCCCAACAGGTGGCGGCCATATCGTTGGGCTTCGCCGCTGCGCGACTCAACCCAACCTACACTGCGGCCAGCGTAAAGGCTGAACGCAGAACCTCACCCATCCTACGACCTCAGTCGAGTTTGAAGCGCCCAGTATTGTGCTCCAACGCCTGACTGCCCTGACGCAGCTGTTCGGCGGCATTACTCACCGCCTGCGCACCTTCCAGCAAGGTGCTGGCCGCGTGATCAACCTGCTGAATATTGCCGCTGACTTCATCGGCAGTAGCCGCCTGCTGCTCGGCGGCAGTGGCAATCTGCGCCAGGCGGTCAGTCACCAGCTGCACCGACTCGACAATGGCACTCAGGTCCTCGCCCATGGCCAGCACGCTGCCGACATCGCCTTCTGCCTGACGCACGGCATCTTCCATCTGGGTCACCGACTGGCCGACCACGCGGTGCAGGTTGGCCACGGTTTCGGCGATTTCCGCCGTGGAGTTCTGCGTGCGTTGCGACAGCGAACGCACCTCATCGGCGACCACGGCAAAGCCGCGGCCTTGATCACCAGCGCGCGCGGCTTCGATGGCCGCGTTGAGCGCCAGCAGGTTGGTCTGCTCGGCGATGCCCTTGATCACGTCCACCACCCGGGTGATCTGCTCGGTCTGGCTGCGTAACTGTTGCAGCGTGGTAGCGCTGTCACCCAGGCGACTGCTGAGCTGGCGCATGCTCTCGCTGGTACGCGCGCTGCGCTGATTGCTCTGGTTGGCGATCTCACGGGTCTGGCTGGCTTCCACCGCGGCCTGCTCGCAGCTCTGTGCCACGCTTTGCGCTGTGGCGGCCATTTCGGTGGCGGCAGCGGCAATCTGGCTCATCTGCGCCTGTTGCTGTTCCACCGATTCCAGGGCATTGCGCGCCTCGCCGTTAAGCATCTGCACAGTGCCGCCCAGTTGCTGGCTCTGCTGGTTGACGCCCTGCATGGAGTCGCGCAGCTGGCCAACCGCGGTATTCAGCACCATCGCGATACTCGCCAGGTCATCCGCGCCATGCACCTGCATGCGCACGCGCAGGTCACCATCGCGCAGACCTTCGGCGGCCTCAATGATGCCAGCGGTGCTACGACGTATCGACGCGTTGAGGCAGAACAATACATACAGCGCCAGCAGGGTCAGCAGGCTGAACACGCCGACCACTTCGATCATCGCGGTCAGAGCCTTGCGCCGGTAATCACCAAGACTGGCAGCAAACTGCTGGTACAACGCGGCCTGCAGACTGCGCAATTGGCCCTGCAGGGCATCGGTGCGCTGCACAAACTGCTCCGGGGTCAGGGCCATGGGGCTAGCCTCGAACATGTCGCGGTCAATACCCGCGAGAAAGGCTTCGTAACCCTGCAGAGCCTCATCATAGGGCCCCTGCAGCTGGCGCATGGCACGCGGCGCCTCCAGCTTGAGCGTGGCCTGGGCCTTGAGCAGTTGGCTGCGCGACTCATCCAGGCTGCGGCGCAAATCACGGATCAGCACCCGGCTCTGCAAGGTGAAATGCTGCGACACCACCGCGCCATAGCCCTGACTGGTAAAGCTGCCCAATTGTTCGAGCAGACGCGGCAAGGTGTAGGTCAGCTGCTCCATCATCAGGTAGGTGTCGAGCTGCGGATCGAGGATCAACCCGCTGTCGGTTGCTACCTGCTCGCGCAGGGCCAGCAGGCTCAGCAGGTTCTTTTGGTAACGTTCGAGGGCATCGGGCAAGGCCAGCTTACCCAGTACATCGACACTCAGCTCGGCCTGACCGGCGCTGAGACTCTGCAAATGCTGGCGCGCCTGATCACTCAACAGCTCGGACTCAAGCGGCTGCTCCAGAGCTTGCAGGGCAGGACCAAGACCATTGGCCTGCTCACGCAGCAGTGCTTCGGCAGCTTTCTCGGTGCCCTTCCAGCGTGACAGCAACGTGCGTTGCTCTATCAGCTCCTGCTGCACGTCAGCCATGCCCTGCAGGGCATTGATACCTTCCAGTTCGTTATCGATGGCGTTGAGTCGATCCTGATAGTTGCTACTGATAACCCACAGAGAGAAGCCCAGCGGCAAAGCGAACAGGACAAACACCAACTGAAACTTGCGCGCGAAACTGAAACGTTCCAGCAACCGCACACCCGGTTTGAGTACTCCAGTCATACACACCTCAACCTGTTGAGCACGCCAACTTCAGGGGCGCGCCAAAGCAAAACTTCAAGCAAGAAGCACGCCCAAGCAGCGCGCCTGCAGGCGGTAATGTTTAATGAGCATAGATGAGTGGCCGGACCACGGCCCGTTACCCGATCGCGAGCAGCGCTAGCGGTCGAAAAACCTAGCGGGAAATACCGTTCCAGAGTTCCTCGACATTGCGGAAGCCCCATTCTTCGGCAGACTTACGACCGACAATCCTGTCGCGCCCAACCAGCTTGCTCAGGTCGAGAATTTCCTGCGGGATCGGGGTTTTCGATTTGGCCGAGAAGAACACCTTGACCCTCGGCGCGAGCAGAGACTTCGCCTGTTGTTCCATGACCACGCCGATGCGCCCGCTCTCCAGACGCACCAGCGAACCCACCGGGTAGATACCCACGGTTTTGACAAAGGCCTGGAACACCACAGGATCAAAATGGCCCTTCCACTCGGCCATCTTGCGGATCGACTCGGCTGGATCCCAACCCTGCTTGTACGGTCGGCTGGAGGTGATCGCGTCATACACGTCGCACACCGCGCCCATGCGCGCGTACAGGCTGATCTGCTCACCGACCAGACGGTGCGGATAGCCACTGCCATCAACCTTTTCGTGGTGATGCAGGCACACGTCCAGCACCAGCGCGCTGACTTGCTTGCTATCAATCAACATGCGCGAACCGGCTTCAGGATGGTCGCGCACGGTGGCGAATTCGTTGTCAGTGAGCTTGCCGGGCTTGTTCAGCACCTCATTGGGAATCGCCATCTTGCCGATGTCATGCAGCAGCCCGGCCAGCCCAGCTTCGCGCACCTGACTTTCGTTGAGGCCCAGGTTACGCGCCAAAGCAATCATCAGCGCGCAGACCGCCACCGAATGCATATAGGTGTATTCATCGGCGTTTTTCAGCCGCGCCAGGCTGATCAGCGCATTGGGGTGACGCATGATCGAGTCGGAAATTTCCTCAACCAGCTCTCCGGCCTGCTCAAACTGCAAGGCTTGGCCCATGCGCGCATCGCCAAACATGCTGACCACCGCAGCCTTGGAGCGGTCGCAGAGCTTGGCCGCACGCTGCACCTCATCCTCCATCGACACCGCCAGGTTGACTGGCGGGCTCTGCACCGCAGCCAAGAGAGCGACCTCGGCTTCGGCTGCGACCTCCTCGGGACTGACACTGACGGTGCCGTCCTCGACATCCAAACCTTTGCTGACATCGATCCACAGCTCACCAATGCTGCTGGCCTTGATCCGCTGCAGGTCTTTTTCAGACTTGAGCAGAAACTTGGACTTCCAGAAGGGGTGGTCCATCCATGCGCCACAAAACTCGTGAACATACATACCGACGCGTACATCGGTCACAGCAATGCACTTCAACATGGGTGCCCTCAGACGGGAAAGTAACCCGGCTCTTGTCGGACAAGAATAGATGAACAATAGCCAGCATTACGCTGACTTGATACAACCAATGGCCAATGGACATCAGTTGCAGATCAGCGGCTTGGAAGCCTTGGCACGACTGCTTATCATTGCCGCTCAAGCGCACCCTAAGGAGTTGCCATGCGCCGCCTGTTGACCGGTCTTAGCGTCATTATTCTGCTGCTCCTCAACACGCTGATCCTGATCGGCCCGCTATTGCTAATCGCCCTCGGCAAGTTCGTCCTGCCGGGCAAGGCACTGAAAACTGCCAGCTCGCGCGGGGTGATGTGGGTGGCGGAAACCTGGGCAGAGCTCAACAAGCTGATCTTCGCCAGCCTGCTCCCGGTGCACTGGGATATTCGCGGCAGTGCCGACCTGCGTCAGAGCACCTCCTACCTGGTGATCAGCAACCACCAGTCATGGGTCGATATTCCTGCGCTGGTACAGGCCTTCAACCGCAAGACGCCCTACTTCAAGTTCTTCCTCAAGCAGCAGCTGATCTGGGTACCCTTCCTCGGCCTGGCGTTCTGGGCGCTGGATTACCCCTTTATGCGCCGTTATTCCAAGGCATTTCTGGCCAAACATCCCGAACTCAAGGGCCAGGACCTGGAGATCACCAAGCGCGCCTGCGAGAAGTTCAAGGACTTGCCGGTTACCGTGGTCAACTACCTCGAAGGCACCCGCTGCACCCCAGCCAAACAGGCCCAGCAAGGCTCGCCCTATCAGTATCTGCTCAAACCAAAGGCCGGTGGTGTGGCCTTTGTTCTGGCCGCACTCGGCGAGCAACTGGACACCGTGCTGGACGTGACCGTGATCTATCCAGGCACGCATGTACCCGGCTTCTGGGAGCTGATCAGTGGCCAGGTGGACAAGGTGATCGTCGATATCCAGACCCGCGAACTGGACCCGGCGCTGTGGCAGGGCGACTACGAAAACGACCCGGTATTCCGTCAGTTTGTGCAGAACTGGGTCACGCAGATGTGGCAAGACAAGGATGCGCGGATCGCGCGGATTCGCGCCGAACAGCCCAGCTGACCAGGCACCGCTGCTGATCAACTACTGCGGCAGCTCACGGCGAATCATCCAATGCTCCGGCGGCGGCATCAGACGGCTGATATCGAACTGCTCCAGGCTAGCCTGATCGAGCATCTCGATCATCGGACCGACCCGCCGCGCATGCGCACGACCTTCCAGCGCGCGCACCGCCAGGTCTACCGCAATCCGTGCCTGCAGCACCGGGGAATCGGTGGGCGCGGCAACAATAAAGCCATCACGAATCTGCTCGACAATCCGTTCCGTGGTGTAGGTAGCCAGAACCCGGGCCTGGTAGTTCTGCCCTGAGGTCTGCACCAGCTGCGCGGCAAAGCCGGCAGCCTCAGCATTACCCAGCAGGTAGTCGAGGCGCGGATGCTGCCTGAGCAGCTCGCGCACCAGTTGCGCCTGGCTGGCACGATCCACCGGGCCATAGCCACCGTGTTGCACGGTCATCGGCTTGCTCTGCTCAGCCTGACGCAGTGTCTTTTCCGAATCCAGCACCCAGCCTGCGCCTTGCGGCCCGGGTAACCAGCCCAGACTGAAAGGCCCTGGCGAGCGATGGTCATCGATATAGGTCAGAGCAGCGCCAGTCATATCGGCAAAGTCCACGCTGGAGCTGGCGCTCAGCCCCGGACAGGCGATGCCGTTGACCAGATCGATCACCGGCTTGCCCTGTTCGACCAGCTGGGCGATGGACGCACAGAGGGCCTGGGCATCAATCGCCGCAATCACATAGGCATCGGCATTGCGCTGCTGACAGGTGCGCAACTGCTGCGCTTGCACCTGCGGGTTTTCATAGCCTCCGGCCTCATAGATACCTAGCCGCACACCTTGGCGCGCTGCCTCTTCATCCAGGCCACAGGCCACACCCCACCAATAGCGATCCTTGCCATGCGGCAACAATGCACAGACCCGCCAGGGTTTGGCCGCTTGCGACAAAGGTTGATACTGCTGCGATACCCCATCGGCCAGCACCTCAACGGGGTACCAGTCCGTAGCCCATGCCTGGCCGCTGATCCAAAGCCAACAGAGGGTGAAGCAGATCGCCCGCATAAGACCCTGCCCTGGAAAGTGAGCACTGAGCAGCCGTGCCGTGCACTTACTTTAGCCACTTTTCGGGTTCTATTTGGGCGGAGAAGAAGACAAGCAGAGCGCGAGCACGCTCCTCGGTTGAGGAGCCGTGCATACCACGACAGGCGGGCAAACTGGCTGCCCGCCTGCATCGCTGAGGGCAATCAGGCCGCGCTGAACAGCTTGTGCGGGTCGATGACGAATTTCTTCGGCACGCCGGCATCGAACTCGCCGTAACCGCGCGGCGCGTCGTCCAGGCTGATCACCTGCACGCCAACCACTTCGGCGATATTGATGCGGTCCCACATGATCGCCTGCATCAACTGGCGGTTGTATTTCATCACCGGGGTCTGGCCGGTGTGGAAGCTGTGCGACTTGGCCCAGCCGAGGCCGAAGCGGATGCTCAGGGAACCAATCTTCGCCGCCGCGTCCACCGCGCCCGGATCTTCGGTGACATACAGGCCGGGAATGCCAATCTTGCCGGCCACCCGCACCACCCCCATCAGCGAGTTGAGCACGGTGGCCGGCGCTTCATGCTGAACGCCTGCGTGACCATGGCCACGGGCCTCGAAGCCCACCGCATCGACGGCGCAATCGACTTCCGGCTCGCCCAGCAGCGCAGCAATCTGCTCATGCAGCGGGGTGTCCTGGGACAGGTCGGCGATCTCGAAGCCCTGGGCTTTGGCATGGGCCAGACGCACCGGGTTGACGTCGCCGACGATCACCACCGCCGCACCGAGCAAGCGTGCCGAGGCGGCGGCCGCCAGGCCCACCGGGCCGGCACCGGCGATATACACGCGGCTGCCCGGCCCCACTCCAGCAGTCACAGCCCCGTGATAACCGGTCGGCAGGATGTCGGACAGGCAGGTCAGGTCGCGGATCTTCTCCATGGCCTTGTCGCGGTCCGGCAGTTTGAGCAGGTTGAAATCGGCGTAGGGCACCAGCACATACTCGGCCTGACCGCCGGTCCAGTCACCCATGTCGACATAACCATAGGCACCACCGGCACGCGCCGGGTTGACGGTCAGGCAGACGCCGGTGTGCATTTCCTTGCAGCTGCGGCAGCGACCGCAAGCGACGTTGAACGGCACCGAAACCAGATCACCGATCTTCAGGTTTTCCACGTCGCTGCCCTTCTCGATCACCTCACCGGTGATCTCGTGGCCCAGCACCAGGCCCACTTGCGCTGTCGTGCGACCGCGCACCATATGCTGGTCGGAGCCGCAGATATTGGTGGAGACCACACGCAGGATGACCCCGTGTTCGATCTTGCGACCGCGCGGATCCTGCATTTTCGGATAGTCGATTTTCTGCACTTCGACCTTGCCAGCGCCGAGATAGACGACGCCACGATTACCAGACATACGTATTTCTCCTTTCTTGTTGTGAATACAAAGGCGCAGCCAACGGTCGCGCGGCCTTGTACTGGAGCGTTTAAGTCTGTTGCCGGGTGGGCCGAGGACTTGGCAGTCGGTGATCCACCCGTAGCGGGAACTTCCAGCGCTGCGGCTTAGGCGTGCAGCACCACCGTGCGGCCGTCATTGAGAAACACGCGGCGTTCAAGGTGATAACCGATGGCCTTGGCCAGGGTCTGGCACTCGATATCGCGGCCCTTGGCGATCAGGTCTTCGGGGTAGTGGGCATGGTCCACCGGCTCCACACCCTGGGCGATAATCGGCCCCTCGTCGAGGTCGTTGTTGATGTAATGGGCGGTGGCGCCGACCAGCTTGACGCCCTTCTCGTAGGCCTGGTGATAGGGTTTGGCGCCCTTGAAACCGGGCAGCAGCGAGTGGTGAATATTGATCGCCCAGCCGTCCAGCCGGCAGCACAGCTCGGGTGAGAGCACCTGCATATAACGGGCGAGTACCACCAGCTCGGCACCGCTGTCCTCGATCACCTGCAGCACCCTGCTTTCCTGCGCCGGCTTGTCTTTCGGGTCGAGCGGGAAATGGTAATAGGGGATGTCGTGCCAGCGTGCCAGCGGCTCCAGATCCGGGTGGTTGGACACCACCGCCACCACGTCCATGGCCAAATGGCCGATGCGCTGGCGGTAGAGCAGGTCGTTGAGGCAGTGATCGGCCTTGCTGACCATCAGCACCACCTTGGCCCGGTATCCCGGCGGGGTCAGTTCAACCTGCATGCCGAAGGCGCTCAGGCGATCGTTCAGACCGGCGCGAAAGGCCTGCTCGTCAAAGTCATCCGGCTGGCGGAATTCCACACGAATAAAGAATCTTGCCGACAGGCGATCATCGAAGGAATGGTGCTCGGTGACGTAGCAGCGCTGCTCGAACAGAAAGCGCGTCACCGCATCCACAGTGCCGAGCACGCTCGGGCACTGGGCGGTGAGAATCCAGGTATCGGGGGTGCGGCTCATGGTCAGTCCCTC
Encoded here:
- the purU gene encoding formyltetrahydrofolate deformylase, which produces MSRTPDTWILTAQCPSVLGTVDAVTRFLFEQRCYVTEHHSFDDRLSARFFIRVEFRQPDDFDEQAFRAGLNDRLSAFGMQVELTPPGYRAKVVLMVSKADHCLNDLLYRQRIGHLAMDVVAVVSNHPDLEPLARWHDIPYYHFPLDPKDKPAQESRVLQVIEDSGAELVVLARYMQVLSPELCCRLDGWAINIHHSLLPGFKGAKPYHQAYEKGVKLVGATAHYINNDLDEGPIIAQGVEPVDHAHYPEDLIAKGRDIECQTLAKAIGYHLERRVFLNDGRTVVLHA
- the torT gene encoding TMAO reductase system periplasmic protein TorT — encoded protein: MRAICFTLCWLWISGQAWATDWYPVEVLADGVSQQYQPLSQAAKPWRVCALLPHGKDRYWWGVACGLDEEAARQGVRLGIYEAGGYENPQVQAQQLRTCQQRNADAYVIAAIDAQALCASIAQLVEQGKPVIDLVNGIACPGLSASSSVDFADMTGAALTYIDDHRSPGPFSLGWLPGPQGAGWVLDSEKTLRQAEQSKPMTVQHGGYGPVDRASQAQLVRELLRQHPRLDYLLGNAEAAGFAAQLVQTSGQNYQARVLATYTTERIVEQIRDGFIVAAPTDSPVLQARIAVDLAVRALEGRAHARRVGPMIEMLDQASLEQFDISRLMPPPEHWMIRRELPQ
- the fdhA gene encoding formaldehyde dehydrogenase, glutathione-independent, whose amino-acid sequence is MSGNRGVVYLGAGKVEVQKIDYPKMQDPRGRKIEHGVILRVVSTNICGSDQHMVRGRTTAQVGLVLGHEITGEVIEKGSDVENLKIGDLVSVPFNVACGRCRSCKEMHTGVCLTVNPARAGGAYGYVDMGDWTGGQAEYVLVPYADFNLLKLPDRDKAMEKIRDLTCLSDILPTGYHGAVTAGVGPGSRVYIAGAGPVGLAAAASARLLGAAVVIVGDVNPVRLAHAKAQGFEIADLSQDTPLHEQIAALLGEPEVDCAVDAVGFEARGHGHAGVQHEAPATVLNSLMGVVRVAGKIGIPGLYVTEDPGAVDAAAKIGSLSIRFGLGWAKSHSFHTGQTPVMKYNRQLMQAIMWDRINIAEVVGVQVISLDDAPRGYGEFDAGVPKKFVIDPHKLFSAA
- a CDS encoding methyl-accepting chemotaxis protein codes for the protein MTGVLKPGVRLLERFSFARKFQLVFVLFALPLGFSLWVISSNYQDRLNAIDNELEGINALQGMADVQQELIEQRTLLSRWKGTEKAAEALLREQANGLGPALQALEQPLESELLSDQARQHLQSLSAGQAELSVDVLGKLALPDALERYQKNLLSLLALREQVATDSGLILDPQLDTYLMMEQLTYTLPRLLEQLGSFTSQGYGAVVSQHFTLQSRVLIRDLRRSLDESRSQLLKAQATLKLEAPRAMRQLQGPYDEALQGYEAFLAGIDRDMFEASPMALTPEQFVQRTDALQGQLRSLQAALYQQFAASLGDYRRKALTAMIEVVGVFSLLTLLALYVLFCLNASIRRSTAGIIEAAEGLRDGDLRVRMQVHGADDLASIAMVLNTAVGQLRDSMQGVNQQSQQLGGTVQMLNGEARNALESVEQQQAQMSQIAAAATEMAATAQSVAQSCEQAAVEASQTREIANQSNQRSARTSESMRQLSSRLGDSATTLQQLRSQTEQITRVVDVIKGIAEQTNLLALNAAIEAARAGDQGRGFAVVADEVRSLSQRTQNSTAEIAETVANLHRVVGQSVTQMEDAVRQAEGDVGSVLAMGEDLSAIVESVQLVTDRLAQIATAAEQQAATADEVSGNIQQVDHAASTLLEGAQAVSNAAEQLRQGSQALEHNTGRFKLD
- a CDS encoding HD-GYP domain-containing protein — encoded protein: MLKCIAVTDVRVGMYVHEFCGAWMDHPFWKSKFLLKSEKDLQRIKASSIGELWIDVSKGLDVEDGTVSVSPEEVAAEAEVALLAAVQSPPVNLAVSMEDEVQRAAKLCDRSKAAVVSMFGDARMGQALQFEQAGELVEEISDSIMRHPNALISLARLKNADEYTYMHSVAVCALMIALARNLGLNESQVREAGLAGLLHDIGKMAIPNEVLNKPGKLTDNEFATVRDHPEAGSRMLIDSKQVSALVLDVCLHHHEKVDGSGYPHRLVGEQISLYARMGAVCDVYDAITSSRPYKQGWDPAESIRKMAEWKGHFDPVVFQAFVKTVGIYPVGSLVRLESGRIGVVMEQQAKSLLAPRVKVFFSAKSKTPIPQEILDLSKLVGRDRIVGRKSAEEWGFRNVEELWNGISR
- a CDS encoding acyltransferase; its protein translation is MRRLLTGLSVIILLLLNTLILIGPLLLIALGKFVLPGKALKTASSRGVMWVAETWAELNKLIFASLLPVHWDIRGSADLRQSTSYLVISNHQSWVDIPALVQAFNRKTPYFKFFLKQQLIWVPFLGLAFWALDYPFMRRYSKAFLAKHPELKGQDLEITKRACEKFKDLPVTVVNYLEGTRCTPAKQAQQGSPYQYLLKPKAGGVAFVLAALGEQLDTVLDVTVIYPGTHVPGFWELISGQVDKVIVDIQTRELDPALWQGDYENDPVFRQFVQNWVTQMWQDKDARIARIRAEQPS